The Aspergillus luchuensis IFO 4308 DNA, chromosome 6, nearly complete sequence genome segment GAAACTGACTAGAAGCTAGTTCTATGCAGAGTGCGAAGGGAAGGCAGACTCGCAGAtaacaccatctcctcggGTAATATTTGGCTTCCGTCACTAGGCTTTTCACGTAACATACGAGGCTTTCTGCCTCCCTTCTGGGCTATCCTTGCAATAATATGGTGCATAGTCATGTTGTTATCTAGGTACCGTCCGGTGAGCATGGCATATGACGTGAGGCCTCCTCCCTTGGTATGCTGATGACACCAGCAGCCCTTTAGCAATCTCAATAAGGCTTAATGAGAGCGACAGCCTGATATGCTCCAGCGAAGCAATATTTGAGTTTCGTCCCTGTAATACGTTGTGATTCATGTGTTCTAATGTGCGCGCTAGAAGTGTGGTAGAAAGTTGCATTTACGAACCCCGCATGGGTGACTTGTTCTTCTATGACTGGGTCATTCACATGATAGCCGGTCTTACGTTGACAAGCCATTTAGCGCATAGGGCAGCCCTGCAGGCCGGCCAGCACACTCTCTACTATTAAGCTCTGGAATACGTAGGTAGCAGCAGTGCCAGGTAGAAAAGTTTGATTCCGAACCAATCAGCCCGTCCCTGTGTTCTCCAACATATTGTATGTAATAGAGCCAGTCTTTTATCCCAGAAAATGTACATACAGTAAACGCCAGCAAGTAAAAACAGATCCATTCTATGGGTACATTAGTGAAGTCGCTATGTCTGTTTCAAATTATCGAGTCGTGTGGCAACCATAGGATCCACAGAGGAAAGATCGATAGCACGACATGAAGTCGTGCCGAGGATAACATCAAAACTGGTACCTTTAACGACGTAGAATTCGGCACAGTATGGCGTTTCAAAGCCAACGATAATCCATGTTGCCTGCACTTTCCCGAGGGGAGTCAATTCCCCGCGAGTGGTAAGTTGGGTTGGCGGGCCATCATACGGGTCCATGCGGACATTCATTCTTTCGAAGACATCGTGGTCCATGAAATTAGCTTCTGTTTCAAAGTCCACGACCATGCGTCGCCTCAATTGCTTGTCAAAAGTGAATAGGAGAATGTCGTAGATAAAATCACGTTTCAAAAGACCCTCCTGATCATCGTGCTTCCTTGGATTAGTAGCAGGCACGGTCTGATTAGCACCTGTTAGTCTCTCACACAGTTCGGTGTGCCGGAAGCCCTCGCGAAATTCATGCGACACCTCCTTCTTGGCTGGCTCATCCAAAGGCATTTGAGAGTGTTTGACGTCCGCTATACCCCAATATTCAGGCGAAAGTGGGTGCTTTTCTGACGGGTAGTAATCCCGAGGCGAAGGTAGAGAGGGTTTCTGCTGCCTGTGCGTTTGGTTGAAccagaagggaaagagaaacaagTGTTTGGTTCCCTTCAACGCGATCCGGAGGGCCTACTTCGCACTTTAGCACCAAGTAAATTTCGTATGAAGCCAGAGAGCATACATGGCTTTTTATAGTTCCACTTTGATTGTGGCCATGGCCCATGGTCTTTTTGTAGCTTTTGTCATCTTTCCTCGATTTGCCACGCTCGCGTGGTGCCGTCGGTCTCGGGGCTGAAAGCCGGTCAATTCCTTGTCTGTGTTGCATGTTGCGGAGATTGCAATGCAGAACGACGGTTAACAGAGTAGCACTTACATGGGTATGTTCCGGGCATGGCGATGTCTGTCATGAAGGAATTCTAAGTCTATACAGAGGTTGGCTAAGGATTTGGAGCCATTACGGGCGGTCGCGCTTGCGATTGCCCGGGTGCGCCGGCAGTTATCAACCCTGGCCTCGCAAGAAGGGCGGGGGTTGACATGCGGTTAAGTCAGGAAGGGCTGGAAATGAGAACAAGTTTAGCTTGTGGCACAGGCACAACCGCTCTATCCCTCGCGCCTGACCTTATGTGATAATAGGTCCAAGAGTTTACTGGCTGGTCGGGTAATCCTGGCCTTTTTGGAATACGAAATGGAAGCACTGGAAATCATGCCGTGTCTGCAGCTCAGCCCACCTAAGAACATCGCTCTTATTCTGGCAATGTGCCTTGTCCAATCACTTTCATAATATGCGCTGCGGCTttgccctcttctcctttgcATGAGCAGAACTAAAGGATTGCCTTCCCTGCAATACCGCATTAGCGTGGGGCCAACCTCTTGTAAGGTAGCCTTCAGCCGATCGTCAGACGCCCCAGAGTTGCATTTGCTCTGTCCAAAGTACATAAAGAGCCCAATCTGCTCAAGGCTACTCGATTCTTTGAACAGGGCTTTACAGTCCCTGGACCCCAGAAATTTCATCTTGCGCCACCTTCCAACACTCCCCCGTGGCGAGGCAGTGATGTATACCTGCTTTTAATACCCATCTGAGTGCCTTTCCATCACTGGTTTGTATGACTTTCATTGACCCCAACTACCCCTTGTGATCGACTCTCCTGATTGCTCGTTCCCTGACTCAATCCGAGAAGCCTCTgagaattttctttttaccaGCGGTGAGTAGCGCTGACTGTGCGGGACATCAGCCGGCACTTGACGGCCTGAACACCCGTCCGGCGAATGGCATAGCTTAGAGGCTCGACTATTTATGCAAGTGCCACCTGATATGTCTCATTTTGTCGTCGTGCAGCGGGTTGATGTGAGGGGATTGGATCATCCAATGCTAAGTACGACCGATCGTCCCGGAAGGACAAATCAAGTCCGTGTCAATCTCCCCGCTCCAATCCTTCGCCCAGAGTCCTTCGCTGTTGGAGGAGCACGCAGCAGCCCCCCTTCCCAGTCATTCTGCGTAAGGGTGATCTCATACATGTGACAGGTTGTTATCGAGTTTCAGACAGCAGTTATTCATATCCAACAGATTCAACAGCTCAAATGCATACAGATGTAGCCTATTTGCCGCCTCTGCGTCATCCTCACAAACCTGGCGATAATCCCGGCACAATTAGTCTTGCAAGTAGCACGCTTCACAAGTCCGCCTCGTCGCCAATCCAAGCCCATTCTGTTATCTACCCTGGGAAGCCTGCTTTTTCTGCTGTTCACGCAACTGttggttcttcttcgccaaagcttcctctttctcgcgcttctttttctcctggGCTGCCTTATCATCTAGACCAGTGTTCAGTTTGCATCACTTCTTCGTTggctaaaaatataaaacgATAGACTCACTTGCACTCTGCGATGCTAGCTGGGTTACAGCAACTGGGAGGGCATTCTCATCGCTGGACCGTCCAACATTGCACTGAGTCCCTAAAATCGCATCATACTGGGTATCCAAGCGCGCTTCATCGTCGTTCATAGAAACGTAGAAATTTTGTCTTGACAGTTTTGTTTCACCCTTCTTCCAAATACTCAGCTGGACTACATCGCGCACTGTGTATGAAACACCATCTGAATCGTAAACTGTTTTAGGTATCTCATTGCGCTGCAATTTGATCTCTCCCAGCTTCTGGTGCCCTCTTTGCGTGAGGATATTGACGTCCAATTGCTCAGAGACAGCAGCCTTGAGGTGGACGGTTTTCTCGTCTGGCCTGAGGCAGCGAATCTCTATGGTCTTGGGTCCTGTCTGAATAACGGTAACTGGTAAGCGCCTGAATTACGATGCAAATAGAAAGGTGGGAAAAGAGGATTCATAAGCCCTGTGTAAGGTACCAAACGTACCATGGCTTCGCGTTGGGTGCACTTGCTTGCGCTGTTATGGCTCGGTCGGTTCACTCCAGAGGGAGCGTCAGCTTCAAGCTGCTGTCTGTGGATGGCCTCACACAGAGAACGCTGCCAAGTTCATATAGACCAGACATTATCTGGACGACCCAAGAGCCGCAGCTTCGacggactgactgactggctaTCCACGCGCAACCCCTCGTAGGTGGGATGTGCAACTgcaccatccatcatcaatccgtactccgtagatcGCATGTACTcctattttcttcttcctttacCCCTACCCTTTGTTTGTTACGCGAGGCTGCatatctctctcttcctcttcctccctcacATTTTCTATCAACCAAGCAGCGGAGCCCTTGCCATAGTATACATTCGGCTCGCGATAATTCGGCATGTCGTGCAGATTGGGCATAAACGAAGACCCGGCTGGGTATTCATGCCACTAGCAGAAACCGACCCCTCACGATCATTGGCGACGATATGTTTCCTTTGCATGAAAGGATCGTTGCCGATGGCAGTGCGGGGATGTGCGACCGGAAGGAAACGAGAAATAGCTGCAGATATTCATACTACAAGCCGACACGGAAGTGCCACCCAGACAAAATGGAAATAAGTACGTAGTTGAGGATGACATGTCCAgagtaagtaataatatttgaatGTGTCACTGCTTGCGACACACAGTGCTCCCACGTATCGTTAATCAAACAAATATCCCGCGAATCAAATACTGAAACACGCCCTTGCCTTATCCAATGCTCTCCCAACCATCCATGATTAATTCCCTTTCCACAAAAACGCCGCCCAAGGTAACTAACTAGGTTCAAGACAAATCATCAATGCGCCTCAATCGGACATGTACAACGTAGACAATCATAAGTTAGGATACACCCCGTCATTAAGAATATGTCGGTCATTGACTGGTTGGAACCTTGCTGTGTCCGTGCAAATCTGGGCAGCACCTGCCCCGAAGTATATGTGTGATGCAATATCCGCAGCTGCCCTTTCGGGTATCACAATCAATCGTAAAGTACGTATAAGAATGCGTAGAGTCCCCCAATGGTAAAATGAGCTTGGTGCGCATCCACAATGGGTCAAAGTATCGTCATGCTCAAACATGACATGGATCGTATTCAGGCGCGGGACATCCGGATTGTCGTACGGCGTTCAAGGCCAGGTCCAGATTTGAGGATCTCCAATTTCTTGAtatccttccttcccaagaTGGCATTATAGTTCTTCATATCCACAACCAGGAAGTCACTGGTAAATGTCTTTTCACGTTGTGCAAAATGCCATGAGACGTCCTTCGCGATGCCAAACGGCTTGATTCTGTCCTTGCCGGTTTTGGTCTGCAATGGGACGAGTTCCTGATCGCAAGGCTCCATCATCAGTTCCAACTCCTGCTGTAACTCAACATCCATCAAATTGGCTGATGCTTGTGTATCCAGTGCCATCAATGCCGAAACCTTGTTTGTAGGGTTGCTGCCGACCATGAATACCTCCTCGCTATACTCGCTGTTCGTTGAAACCGGGGAGAGGTTCACCTGAGAGATGCGGTCCAGAGACGTCGCTCGAatatattcatcatcaccaggtAGTCTTAATTCGGTATGTGGGTCCAATGGGGTTGTTTGATCAGTGCTGGCTTGGGTGGATAGTCCTGGAGACACTGCTGCGCTTATCCTGCTACTTGACGAAGCGGAATCGGAGTTGCGACCGTCAGTTCTCCGGCTGGAAATCTCAATTCTGTATGAATCGGGGTTGTCGTACGTTGGGATGTCTGAGTGATTATTCTGGTCGTCCATTGCGGGACGATATAGCCGTACATCATGGTTTCGGTTCGACTCGTGAAGCTGTGGCCGTCGGTTCACTGTGGGCCCACGGCCATTCATAGGCAGCCTTGCCTGGGACCCCACGACAACGAGCTCATGGTTGGTTTGCCGGTTGCTCATCTTCACTTTGTCTTCTGACCTTTGTTGGTGATCGAATATTCTTCGGGGGTGGAAAAGGGAGAGTATGCGCTTCGCGGACTGAAGCAAGCCGCGAGTTCGTGAGGGCTTACCGGCGTCACTGGAGCTGTCTGGAGCAGGAACCGTGGTCAGTCGTGAGAAGGTTCCATATAATTACTGTGATTCAAACGATACTCACGACCTTTAGGTAGAGATATAGCCAAAGGGTTTGTCATTATGGATGTGGAATGCAAGACCGTTGACTTGACAGCCTACTCCGCGTCGCTCTCTCGATGACGTACCCAACCAGATAGCTCCAGACGATGAGGAGCAAGGGTGTGGGTGTCTTTCAACAAGAGCTACGGACCTGGATACCAGTCGCGATAGTGCTGCCAGCCGAAGAAAAGCATGGAGGTTCTGGGAGAAATGCCACCGCGAagagaggcggaggaggcaaAAAAGCTTTTTGGCAACACGTCTGAGCAATCTCCTGGGGCTTTTCTCTCACAGGAACGTTAATTGACAGTGAAAGGGTACTGTTAGTCATCCAGAGTGCCTGGGTAGGCTTGATTGGGCACAGATCAGAGCTCTAATTGTAGCCCATGTGGAAGGGGCCCTGGCCAGCTCACGAATGAGAATAAGGGTCGGTGTCAGGGAAAGGATGTGTTGCCAATGAAAAGGTAAAATGATCAGCTTCGCCGATGTAACCAGGGAAGCGGCACTTGACTGTAAGAGCCGCCGCTTGTATGCTCAACCCGAGTCCTCTGAGGCCAGGCCAGTGAGCCTCGGGCTGGTGGCATCGGCGGGGAATGGAATGGGTTGTGGCTACTGTTTGATCCTTCGCCATGGTCACTTAAGAAAACCTCTACGTCATGATACCAGATAGCGTTCTtcactacggagtagtcaATGCCGCCGACAAATATGTGGGTCAACAGAGTGGTCTCCTCTATGGCTTGAGTTCTGACTTGGTGCGATAGTCGATTCTGTGCACAAGCATGAAGAGCAAGAATTCCCACCGGGTCGCAATGTGCATACATTAGCTCCCGAACTCCAGTCACAAAGACAATTGTTAGTGAACCTCTTTATTGTATTGCACTGCCTCTAATCACAGCCTCATACGGGCGGAGTCTTCCCTCGCCAAGCAGCTGCCAGggtctttctcttcccctgcGATGATCATGAAGTTGTGCCGGGGGGCACTCTGCCGCCAAAGGCGGAGTCGAGGAGGGGGCAAAGAGCCAAGGCTGTCCTGCGTTGTCACaaattgctttttctttcctttcccctcacgAGTCCCAAACCATTCCTATCTGTTACTAATCTCAACATTTCTGACAAGGCTCCTGTTTTGCGGTGTTCCTGCTGTCAGATTCGTCTTCCAGTCGTCGTGTATTGCTCTGGGTCTGGCAGTGAGTGCCCCGAACACTGACATGGAATCTCACATTGATAGAGTTTGTGGGGCTTTTTACTTCAAACGTGCAATgcatgccatgccatcttCTGGAATTATTCCTCGGGGGATTTCATATTTACTTTGTTTTGCAGTGTCACACAGccgctttttctcctctgTGTCTACTAAGAAACAGGTAAGCTAGGGGAGATAACAGCCATCTCTATCCGCCATAGGATGAAGCTAGTCGGATGGGCGTAGGTTTTGATTTTGACCTTTATGCTTATTGGTCTCTACACTATCTAACCTTTCTCGCCACTTCGACCGtgcaacaaccaccaagCTGTTGTCATCTCTATCAGGTGAGAGAGGACCTCTGGAATGAGGGTATATAGTACATCGAGTGCGATAAATGCAGTGAGAGTGAAAAATAGGAGCAGGGTATTCCGCCCTGTCTTTGAAGGATCCGAGACGATGGAAAGAAAACTGAAAGGCTGGTCTGCAGCAGTTGGGTGGTTGCCTCAGCAGTCCCAGTGTCAGTCACacggggggaggagaagggcacaTGCACGCCACCGATTTCGGACATACACCCGGGTACGGGTTGGCTGCCACATCTGACAGACTGGCTGGCGGATAGTAGAGTTAATGATCTGCAGGTAGCTGACTCTGGTTCGGGAGAGAGCAGGACGGAGTACTCCGAAAGTACATTATTGAACCGATTGTTCATAACAATTAATCACTTGCATTCCGCAGCACAAAGCCTTTGGTTTTGTTTCGGTTTGGTCTGGTCCGTTGGGTTGTGGTCTGGTCTAATCAGTTTCAAGCGAACTCGGATGCACTCAATTAACGCCTCTCATTTGCCAGAGTATTGATCAACTGATTGGCTGATTGCATCGGTTCTGACTCGCCATATCGGGAATAGTTACTTTAGTTAGGGTTGACTGACTTAGCTATAACGTTTGATTAGTTATCTAGAGTACCTACATTAGGCTTGGCCCATTTTGTAGCCCCGGGCCTACTTTAGTCCAGCCTGCGGGCGTGCGTGGATGCTCCTTCTGCCTGTGACAACCTATGATGACAATGAAAGCCAAAACAAGTCGGTGAATTCACTGAGACTTTTAGATctgaagaaaggagaaacgAGCTATCTATATCCTGAAAAATTTAGTTACCTCATATGTTTCAATATCTAATTATCTGCATCATACAGTAGTCTAATCAAATGgaatctattaataatacagtCAAGATCtgaaaaaaattcttatacaTCTCAATATCTTAGAGCAATACTTCTCTTGCGAGgttgagaagagaagaatattttcatattttattACCCTTATTGATCATATTTTGAGTCCTCTTTTTCCAATGTCCTTGATCCGAACCTCTTGAACTCGAAAATCCCTCACATAGCGAACAAAGCCTTGTCCACTTATTTTAAGCATTGGTTCTTACTCCTCTAGCTGGGCCTTCGATCCATCTTACACTTCCTGGTGCCATTGAAGCTCGCAGTTGTTACTTCAGTGTTGCGCTTCTTGGCAATGCTTCTTTCTATACACGAACCCTTCCCTTGAACATGTCGTTAGACCTTGCTAAGTGGGAGCTCCCTGGAGACAGCCCAAGCCAACAAGTGCCAGTAGCGCTCCTCCTAGCTGCGGCTTTTTTCGGGCTTCTTTTAGTAAGCTATCGTCAACGCATGCGAATCAGATATCAAGTCAAACTAATCAATGACAGGCTGTGTATACCCACGCGTATGTCTTCGCAACACCGATCGCGACTCAAATACCCAATCCTAGGTTGAATTCATCACTCTCGCGCCAGCATTTTAGAGGTCTTCCCATCTTCGTTTTCCATCGGCTGGCCAAGATCTGTGTGGTATCTATGTTCCCTATGAAGGACTTTAGTCCACTGAAGTACGGTTTTCTCAACTTAACAGTCGAATTACTCCTTTCATACCTGAGAGTAGCCAATGTGCTCACAATTCTGCGTCAACATTCGAAGACCCTTCCTTACTCATGTCGCATTCCAACGTGGTCAATGTGGTCGAAGGCCTTCACATCAATCTTACTGTATAGCACCGCCTCAAGTGTATGCTTTTATCTGCCTATCTACTTGATCCAATTGGCTGGTTCTTTAGATGAGCGGCTGGGGGTCTCAGAAACGGTGCAGTTTATCAGTCTTCTGGGCACTATTATGGTTCTTTACTTTGGATTGGTTGTTCCGACATATGCAATCTTCATTCGAGTCGCTGCCTCTGCCCAAAGGGGTGAGTCGATGACTATCAGAGGCGCCTGGCAAGGGTTCTCGTGGTCATCTCGGGTACACTTTTACCAATTACTTGGCGTGGTTCTGTTCCTGGAAGCAGGTGTCACAGTCGTTATAGTTTTGTCTGTGTTCGCTTTGTGTCATCCTACTGTGcatgatgatgtttttcAGCTTTTTGTTAGATACTTTGGGTAGTCTATTATCGTGAGGAGATATGGTATGCTATAGAGACCGAACTATCTAAATTGTATTTTTCATAGTGTGCTTATGATATATCTAAAGTAGATATCAATGTTCAAATGCAAAATCACTTTTCGAAATTCGCTCTTCGTTACTAGGCTATGTCGATTCGGGCAGTAGAAGCTACCTACGGTACGCTGCTTTCTCATACATAATCAGAACATCTAAGGCAATCGtaatagaaaagagaaaaagaaaacctcGTAGCCACCGCTTTCCTCTGGATTATCGAACGGGATTAGGCACCCGGCCTTAACAGCCAGATCCGATATCCCGGAAGTATCACAGATCACTGGGGCGGGAATAGCTGGTGTTTTTACTACTATCGGGGAAGAAATGAACAGCAGACCAATCATAGTCTTGGTGAAGTTTATTAAATGTCATTGGTTTGGCTGCTACTCCTTTCTGTACCCTGGAGTAGCCAAGTGCTCGCCTCCAAATACCTGGGGAAATTTACCTCTCAGTGCTACGATCACCTTATGACTCGGAAAGTGGAGAGGTTTACTAAGTACTTTATCGAGATTATCATTGGGTGGAAATTTCAAGTCTAGAAGGACGGGCCACATGCAAGCCACGTCAGTTTCGGAGACTAGAGCGTTAGTTAGTTTATTGTAGAGTGAGTTAGGGTGGTTAGTTAGTGGAGGGATCGCGAATGAAAGAATTCCAATGTTCTTGGGTTTTACCCGAGTCGGGGCCATTGGAGTCTAgttgcttacttacttagttcAGAATAGACCATTCCGTCTTGATGCTAGATAGTTTAGTCTAGGTTATGTTGTACTTGGTGACTTAGTGTCATGGTTAGATTAGATTGCGAGCGAGCCCCTATTCCGTTCATGGGGGGATGTCCGGTGTCGCcgctgcttgcttggcttAGGTTCTTCCGTGCTTACGGGGACACTGCTCGTGCTTGTGCtgttgcttgttgctgctacTGTTGCTTGTCTTTCTTGAACTGCATGGCATTTAGCTTTAAGATAAGAATGTATCTTGTACGAAGAGTCATTAAGTCATCACGCGAGCTAGTTACAAAGTAAAAGACTTGGGGTAATAATGTACATGAAGTCCAAACCAAATCCACAGATTCAATCCAGTATTATTGCAGCTCTCTGATCCACCAGCAAAACAAAGGGGAACATATATCGAACGTTGTCAAAAGCAAAAGGACAAGGAAAAAGACAAAAGAAGGGTATAATCATgactccacctcctcactaACCACCCACGTCCTCACCTCCCGAATAATCCCCGCCTGACTGGACTGACTGTCCTCATCCGACAGTCTCGCTGCTGACACAGTCGTGATATTCCCCTGTCCAGCCCCCATGCCCATCAACTCGTGCTCGCCGCTGCGTGTAAATTTGCTCTCCGTGGGATTCGCCGACCGTGTCGTTGACCATTTCGATCGGTTATTCGTCGATCGGTAGTCCACGCCTTGGATCCGGAGGCCGTTCGATTTGAGCATGTTCAAGAAGGGTTTAAGCTGCGCCCAGCAGGCTGTCACGATGCTGAGGCATTGAATCGTTTCCACGCTGATGGTCACGCCCCaggtggagaaggaagggtCGTGTGTTGCGTCGTTCTGAGAGACTAGGATGAGTTCCACGATGCTGACTAGGATTACTCTGTTCGGAGAAGTGGTTTGGTTAGTTGGTAGTTCGGTCGGATGATAGGAGAATTAGACTGACAGGACTCGAGATAGAAAAATACTAGCGAACACGAACTTGCGTTTCCAGGAGGTTTGAATGCGCGCGATTAGGTAAAGCGCTTGTGAGGTGATCATGGTGTCGGTCACAATGTTCATGATTCCCG includes the following:
- a CDS encoding retropepsin-like aspartic protease; the encoded protein is MPGTYPSPRPTAPRERGKSRKDDKSYKKTMGHGHNQSGTIKSHALRIALKGTKHLFLFPFWFNQTHRQQKPSLPSPRDYYPSEKHPLSPEYWGIADVKHSQMPLDEPAKKEVSHEFREGFRHTELCERLTGANQTVPATNPRKHDDQEGLLKRDFIYDILLFTFDKQLRRRMVVDFETEANFMDHDVFERMNVRMDPYDGPPTQLTTRGELTPLGKVQATWIIVGFETPYCAEFYVVKGTSFDVILGTTSCRAIDLSSVDPMVATRLDNLKQT
- a CDS encoding retropepsin-like aspartic protease (InterPro:IPR021109); translated protein: MTNPLAISLPKGHSSSDAGKPSRTRGLLQSAKRILSLFHPRRIFDHQQRSEDKVKMSNRQTNHELVVVGSQARLPMNGRGPTVNRRPQLHESNRNHDVRLYRPAMDDQNNHSDIPTYDNPDSYRIEISSRRTDGRNSDSASSSSRISAAVSPGLSTQASTDQTTPLDPHTELRLPGDDEYIRATSLDRISQVNLSPVSTNSEYSEEVFMVGSNPTNKVSALMALDTQASANLMDVELQQELELMMEPCDQELVPLQTKTGKDRIKPFGIAKDVSWHFAQREKTFTSDFLVVDMKNYNAILGRKDIKKLEILKSGPGLERRTTIRMSRA
- a CDS encoding uncharacterized protein (TransMembrane:6 (o20-44i65-85o97-119i140-160o180-202i235-257o);~antiSMASH:Cluster_6.6), which produces MSLDLAKWELPGDSPSQQVPVALLLAAAFFGLLLAVYTHAYVFATPIATQIPNPRLNSSLSRQHFRGLPIFVFHRLAKICVVSMFPMKDFSPLKYGFLNLTVELLLSYLRVANVLTILRQHSKTLPYSCRIPTWSMWSKAFTSILLYSTASSVCFYLPIYLIQLAGSLDERLGVSETVQFISLLGTIMVLYFGLVVPTYAIFIRVAASAQRGESMTIRGAWQGFSWSSRVHFYQLLGVVLFLEAGVTVVIVLSVFALCHPTVHDDVFQLFVRYFG
- a CDS encoding uncharacterized protein (COG:S;~EggNog:ENOG410PQ1B;~TransMembrane:7 (o15-34i46-71o91-112i124-145o165-188i200-222o234-257i);~antiSMASH:Cluster_6.6); this translates as MGRFTGDTKDPAVNVSTWFLLVTASLSVIFRLGTKYGSFRTLTNDDYLIVVSLIFCIGQSIAVSMAVANGYGYHYSTLTPERFDNMMKSQYAAALLYIPSLYFSKISLSCFIRNLTPTAKDHRVANLVQISVTVMAVICLLGTSFQCSVPQTWNYYTGKCMNLIAWHYFTGIMNIVTDTMITSQALYLIARIQTSWKRKFVFASIFLSRVLVILVSIVELILVSQNDATHDPSFSTWGVTISVETIQCLSIVTACWAQLKPFLNMLKSNGLRIQGVDYRSTNNRSKWSTTRSANPTESKFTRSGEHELMGMGAGQGNITTVSAARLSDEDSQSSQAGIIREVRTWVVSEEVES